GAAGGTGCCGGGTGAGGTCGGCCTGCCGCATCACGTCGTTGTTCTCCTTATTCACAGGAAAGGTCTCGACGGCCTCGCCATTGAGCAGCAGCGTGACGGCCGAATCGAATTCCTGTCCGAACGACGCCGTGCTGCCGGCGAGCAGCGCGCGCATCGCCAGAATGGTGGCCTGGGTCGAACCCCAGGTGCCAGTTGCTGTCTTCTGCCTGGAAAGCCAGCCCAGCGCCTGCTTTACCAATTCGGGCGAGGAGCCGCCTTTCATTAATGCCATCGCCGACAACGCGGTCGTCTCCACGTTCAGGTCGGTTCCATGTGAGCAGGTGACACTCTGGCCCGCTGAGGTCCAATGCAGCGTGCCCTGGCGATCCGCCACGACGGCTTGCTGGATCTGACCGGCCAATTCACGGCCGAAGGAATCGTCGCGATCGCGGGCGAGCAAGGCGTTCGCGGCCAGGGCTTTTTGATACGTGGTGGAGAGTTCCTCGGGATGATGGCGCAGGTAGTTCAGCGCATTGTCGAGGTTCGGAGACGAATCGCCGGATTCGGCCAGCGCCCAGGCGACGTAGGCCGTGATAAGCGTCTTGTCCGACCAGGAATGCAGCCCGCTTGCCTGGTTCCAGGAGCCATCGGCGTTTTGCCTGGAGAAGAGCCACTGCCGGGTCCGGTCAATCAGGTTCGGGTCCACCGGATGAACGCGGTTCATGTCCGTGAATTCAAGGACGCCATAAGCGGTAAGGCCCACGTGAGCGGGCGAATGGCCAAACCACTCGAACCCGCCTCCCGCCACTTCGAAAGTAAGCAGGCGCTGATAGCCCGTGTTGATGAACTTGCGCGCCCTGACTTCGATCTCAGGGGTGAGCCTGCCCATATGCTTCAAGTAATCCAAAACGAGCACGCTCGGATAGGTGGTCGAGGAGGTCTGCTCGAAACAACCGTGTGGCACCTGAAAGATGGATTCCAGCCCCTCTACGATTTCGGTGAAGCGGGAGGGATAGAACTTCACCCACAGACTCTGGGAATCAGGCACCACGTCCCCTGGAATGGTGAAGCGGTCGGTCCAGTTTGCCTTGAGGACCGCGTTGCGGGTGTGTTCCACCTGCTCCCCTGTGGGCACCACGCGGACTTCGCGTTCCACGGCATCCGCGAGGCTGGTTCCCAGGGCGGTGACGCGCAGCGAGTGCCGGCCTGCGCGAAGCACTTTGAGCGGGAAGCTCGCGCTTTTGACCTCGTTCGGAGCGAGATGGACGCTCAGGTTGTGCGACGGCGCGGCGAACCATGCCCCGGGCGCAACTGTGAGGCGAATGTCCTGGGAGGTCTTCAGGTAGTTGTAACAAGTCACGGGCACCGAAATCTGGTCGCCCAGAGACATCGCGACCGGCAGATCCAGGTCCACAAAGAAGTCCTGGAAGACGGTTATGGGCACCTCGGCACTGCCCATTTTGCCACCAGCACTAATACCCTCCACCGAGGCTCGCCAGGTGGTGATCGAGTCCGCCAGAGGGATTTCCAGGCTCGCTTTGCCCTGGCCATCGGTGATCAGCTCGGGCTGCCACAGCAAGGTTTCCGGGAAGTCCCGGCGCACGCGGGGTGCCGCCGGACTGCCGGCATCCGACCGAATGCCATCCTGCCGGGCCACCAGGTTGGCCAGTTCAAGCTGTTTGAGGTCGTTGAGGAGTGAGATGCGTTGCGCTTTAGCCTTGGCCCTAGACAGTGCGGGCAACAGCAACGCCGCGAGAATACAGATGATCGCGATGACGCACAGCACCTCAGCGACATTGATGCAGGCCACTCTCGCCTTGATGCCTTTGGCTTTCAACTGTCGCCGAACATGCAAGTCTAACCCGCCCAACACGACCAGCGGAGCTGCCACGCTGCCCAGGAACCACAGGAAAACAAGGGAGCCACCGTATCCCAGTTGAAAAGCCAGGGAGGCAAATCCCAACCGCGACACGACAAACTGGATCAGGAAGGCGCCGATGAAACCGCGCAATGGGACTAGTTCCGGCTCCAGGCCCTCGCTGCCCGCGCCCAGGATCCGGAAGCGCAGGACCGCCAGGGCGCCCAAGACCACCACGGCCTCCAAGCAAGGCAGAATCCAGGCAGCCTCCCTTACCCCGCTGTGCCCAAGAACCAGAAACCCGAGGGGATAACCTACCAGCGGCAGCAGGGTGAGGACCGCCAGCAGATTGTAGGTCGCTCCGGCTATCGCCGCGTAGCGTTGGGAATGCGCCTGGGTCACGATCTGCGGATTGATGCCGGCCTCAGGCCTGGAATAGCGAAAGGACAGGAAGAGCGGGAGGAGGAAGAGCAGACCGCAAAAGCCGATTTGCAGACCCTGTTTCAGCCGCTTGAAATAAGCCTCCCGCCGTGCCTCCGCCGACTGGAGCTTGATTCGTCCGGTGGCTTCCCGGAGGCTGTAGATTCCCCGCTCGCCTTCCAACAAGCTCATCACCTCGGCGTAGCGCGGGTCTTGGCGATACTTCTCATACGCCGGGGTCCCCCGCATCGCGCGCGCGTGCTCGACCAACTGCGCGGGGATGTATCCGCCCCTCACGAGTTCATCCGCCTCCAGGCCGGCGACAGGCGAGTCCAGAGACGCGAAGTAGGCTTGGGCCAGGGCCTGGTCGCCTTCCGCGCCGGACAAGAAGCGCCCGGGGCAATCGAACATTCTGATCTGGTAGCGCGGCTTGAGGAGCTCCCCTTCCGCATCCAGGAATTGCTGGAGCAGTCCCGGGCGATTCTCGTGCAGCGCAAACACGCTCTCGTCCACCGCGGCGATTCCCAGCGCGGCAGGAGTGGGGCGTCCTTCGGCGTCCGTGACTGTGAAATCGAGCTTGGCCACCTCGCCCGGCCGATAGACGGCCTTGGATAATCCGGTAGCGACCCGGAGGCCTGAAGCGGGATTGACGTAGATGATGCGTGCACAACCTCTGTCTTCACCGGTTTTGGCAATCAGATACGCGTGCACTTTGAGCGCGCCAACCAGCGACGGCGGAAGGGCGAGCGTGTATGAGGCCCGGTGATTCTTGAGGGCGACCGTTTTGGTGAGAACGGTTTGGTTATCGTGGATCACGTCAATGAACACGGCGTTCTGCTCTTCCGGCGCAATGATGGTGAGTCGCGCGCTCTGGCCGGCCTTATAGACGGCTTTGTCGCTGCGGAGCAACAAGGCAGGAATTGGCCCGTTTGCATCGGGACGGTAGGACGCCCTGGCTCTTCTCCCGCCAGAGTCTATGGCCTGAATGTCAACGTGCCGATTGGCCGCTTGCGGCCCGAGCCGGACCTCGCTAACGCCCTGGGCGTCGCTTTGATAGGCCATCCCGTCAACCATGACCCGGCACACCGCGGGGCGCCCGTCCGGATAAGCCGTGAGCACATAGAGCAGATTCTCCACCCCAGGCACCAGCGCACCCGACTCAGGAATCACCGTGAGCCCGAGTTCGCCCCGGGCGACGGTTAGGGACAACGCCTTTTCTTCGGCATGCTGGGCCGTGTCGCGCAGCTCGGCTTTCAAATCCAGGAACGCCTGTTCATTCATCTGGGGCATACCGGCAAAGAAGTCGGGCAGCGCAAACTGGAACGAATAGTTGCCGTCGTTGTCCGTTCGGCCCTGCAACTCGGTGATGACCACCGGCTTCCCGTGGAAGGTCGTGGCGGTCAGTTTGACCGTGCCGCCACTCACTGGCCGGCCGAAGAAGTAGCTGGCGCGGACCGAGCCGGATACCGTCTGCCCGGGAAGGTAATACGGCTGGCTGGTGACAATGCTTATCTTGAACCTGGGAAGAACATAACGTTTCACCTCGACCGTGCGCTCGGTCGTGGTGGCGCCCGCGTTGGCGCAAATCTCGTATCGGCCAAGGTTCAGCTCGGAGGCCAAAACAAAATCGGCCGACGCAATCCCAAACGCCGAGGATTTCCGGATTTCCTTGAACACCTTGTTCCCCTTGGGATCCTTGACCTCGAACGTGACCGCTTCACCGGCAAACGGCTTCTGTGTTCGCGCGTTCAGCATCAGGCTGCGCAAGTGGATCGTCTGACCCGGCTGGTAGACCGGCTTGTCGGACGACAGAAAGATCCGGATCGAATGCTGCACCTCGACCTTCTTGACCACGCGGTCGCTCCCCAGATCGGACCTGGACTCAAGGACCAACTCGTAGGTTCCCGGAGGCACGTCAGGAATCGCGATCGAATCCGCAATGCTCCCCGCGGCATCGGTGCGAAAGGAGCCGAGCTTCACGGACGTGGCTTTGCCGCGCAGATGCAGTTCGACTGAAGCCCCTTTGACGGGCTGTCCCGAAACACGGTTGCGAACCAGTATCCGCAGCGCGGCAGGGCTGCCAACAGCGAGCTTGGTTTGCCCCAGAACTACTGTCTCCTGGGGATCAGGCTCGTGCACGGCGACGTAAACCGAGTAGGCAGCGATCGCCAGCACGACGGCCAGGATTGTCCCAACAGTTACCCGCATGGTCAATTTGCGGGATCGGGCCTTCCGGGTATCGGGGATTTGTGATTGATAAGCAGGCAACGAGTTCTTGTCGTGGTTATCGTCCATATAGACCTCCAATTTCTTAGGAATTTGATATGTTATGTTATCACTAACTATCAAATACTACTAAATACTACTATATGCAAGAAAAAAGTTGTAAATAATAGTAGATGTGTTATGGTGAGCCTAATCAACGGTTTTTGATACTTATGGAACAGAACGAAACAGCACCAACAAAGAAGAAATGGTACTCCATCCGTGAAGCGGCCGATTACCTGGACGTGGGAGAGCCAACGGTCTACCGCTGGATGCGCGAGGGCAAGATCACGTATCGCAAGGTGGGCGATTCCACGCGGTTCTGGCAGGAGGACCTGGATTCAGTCATGCAGGTTTATCACAGCGAGAAGGACCTCGATACCACGCGCGAAGTCTGTCCCGTCTGCCGGCACACCGAGTTGGCGGAAGGCAAAGTGCGGGGCGCGGGGCTGGTCTACTTTGTCCCGAAGAAGACGAAGTTCTGGACGCTGAAGGACAGCTTCGTGGACACCCGGGCGTTCATGTGCACCCGCTGCGGAGCCGTCTCCTGGTTTGGCGACACGGCCAAACTCGCCACCCTGCGGGCGCAAGCGGCACAGAGCGACGCCAAAGAACCTGCGGCGGAGTCAGAAGGAGAATGAGCCCTGAAAGAACGCTGGGCCAATCCGAATCCTCCAAAATGCAGCAGAACCGTTTTCAAACTCGAGGATTACTGCTAACGATGGCTGCCGTCAGAAGATGGCCATAAAGCACGCCCTCCGCATTTGGCTCAAGGGCAATGGTTTTGTTTTTCCTAGTGCTTGTCTCGGTGTTCTGGCATGTGTTTGCCTCAGAAACTTGGCGCAGCACAGTGTCTGGCGTGCAAGCCAGGCTTGGGTTCAACCCCGGTTGCGCAACCAGGTAACGCATGCGGGCGGGGCGCTGTGGTCGTGCGTGTGTTTCGCATCAGTCGGCCCGAACTGCCTATCACTATGAAATGCACATTTGCTCTTTGTACTGCGATTCTCATCCTGCCTGCGAGCGCCGCGGAGATGCCGAGCCGCCCGGATCGCGGCGAATGGCCTCCGGTCATCGG
The window above is part of the Candidatus Paceibacterota bacterium genome. Proteins encoded here:
- a CDS encoding MG2 domain-containing protein encodes the protein MDDNHDKNSLPAYQSQIPDTRKARSRKLTMRVTVGTILAVVLAIAAYSVYVAVHEPDPQETVVLGQTKLAVGSPAALRILVRNRVSGQPVKGASVELHLRGKATSVKLGSFRTDAAGSIADSIAIPDVPPGTYELVLESRSDLGSDRVVKKVEVQHSIRIFLSSDKPVYQPGQTIHLRSLMLNARTQKPFAGEAVTFEVKDPKGNKVFKEIRKSSAFGIASADFVLASELNLGRYEICANAGATTTERTVEVKRYVLPRFKISIVTSQPYYLPGQTVSGSVRASYFFGRPVSGGTVKLTATTFHGKPVVITELQGRTDNDGNYSFQFALPDFFAGMPQMNEQAFLDLKAELRDTAQHAEEKALSLTVARGELGLTVIPESGALVPGVENLLYVLTAYPDGRPAVCRVMVDGMAYQSDAQGVSEVRLGPQAANRHVDIQAIDSGGRRARASYRPDANGPIPALLLRSDKAVYKAGQSARLTIIAPEEQNAVFIDVIHDNQTVLTKTVALKNHRASYTLALPPSLVGALKVHAYLIAKTGEDRGCARIIYVNPASGLRVATGLSKAVYRPGEVAKLDFTVTDAEGRPTPAALGIAAVDESVFALHENRPGLLQQFLDAEGELLKPRYQIRMFDCPGRFLSGAEGDQALAQAYFASLDSPVAGLEADELVRGGYIPAQLVEHARAMRGTPAYEKYRQDPRYAEVMSLLEGERGIYSLREATGRIKLQSAEARREAYFKRLKQGLQIGFCGLLFLLPLFLSFRYSRPEAGINPQIVTQAHSQRYAAIAGATYNLLAVLTLLPLVGYPLGFLVLGHSGVREAAWILPCLEAVVVLGALAVLRFRILGAGSEGLEPELVPLRGFIGAFLIQFVVSRLGFASLAFQLGYGGSLVFLWFLGSVAAPLVVLGGLDLHVRRQLKAKGIKARVACINVAEVLCVIAIICILAALLLPALSRAKAKAQRISLLNDLKQLELANLVARQDGIRSDAGSPAAPRVRRDFPETLLWQPELITDGQGKASLEIPLADSITTWRASVEGISAGGKMGSAEVPITVFQDFFVDLDLPVAMSLGDQISVPVTCYNYLKTSQDIRLTVAPGAWFAAPSHNLSVHLAPNEVKSASFPLKVLRAGRHSLRVTALGTSLADAVEREVRVVPTGEQVEHTRNAVLKANWTDRFTIPGDVVPDSQSLWVKFYPSRFTEIVEGLESIFQVPHGCFEQTSSTTYPSVLVLDYLKHMGRLTPEIEVRARKFINTGYQRLLTFEVAGGGFEWFGHSPAHVGLTAYGVLEFTDMNRVHPVDPNLIDRTRQWLFSRQNADGSWNQASGLHSWSDKTLITAYVAWALAESGDSSPNLDNALNYLRHHPEELSTTYQKALAANALLARDRDDSFGRELAGQIQQAVVADRQGTLHWTSAGQSVTCSHGTDLNVETTALSAMALMKGGSSPELVKQALGWLSRQKTATGTWGSTQATILAMRALLAGSTASFGQEFDSAVTLLLNGEAVETFPVNKENNDVMRQADLTRHLRPGENQIEFRQTPVGELAFQLAGVYWLPAVSRAQATTPPGPAPFEPLQIVVRYDRTTLAVNAQLECAVTVSNNTGQVINMAIVDLGIPPGFDVDTTAFERLQEKGAIARFEATGNQVILYLRQLPTAQPFQFEYSLRAKYPLRVQPPPSAVYEYYQPKNRAETRPAIVQVLGD
- a CDS encoding helix-turn-helix domain-containing protein, which translates into the protein MEQNETAPTKKKWYSIREAADYLDVGEPTVYRWMREGKITYRKVGDSTRFWQEDLDSVMQVYHSEKDLDTTREVCPVCRHTELAEGKVRGAGLVYFVPKKTKFWTLKDSFVDTRAFMCTRCGAVSWFGDTAKLATLRAQAAQSDAKEPAAESEGE